In Drosophila simulans strain w501 chromosome 3R, Prin_Dsim_3.1, whole genome shotgun sequence, a single window of DNA contains:
- the LOC6727835 gene encoding uncharacterized protein LOC6727835 isoform X2, with translation MVFRSIFRFFQNLFRSVKYSIMGDCADAKLVSQVTVPPIPKLGDMHMYWVWRMLIKSYLNAIGLWSGNHPKESAHTKFVLLSTLEIWVVRKEYDDMSSRSIFEDLEERYAVTNNNKRDSMYSI, from the exons ATGGTTTTTAGATccatttttcggttttttcaaaatttattcaGATCAGTAAAGTACAGTATTATGGGGGACTGCGCAGATGCAAAATTAGTTAGTCAAGTTACGGTGCCACCAATACCGAAACTTGGCGACATGCACATGTACTGGGTTTGGCGAATGCTGATTAAATCATATCTGAATGCTATAGGTCTTTGGTCTGGAAATCACCCCAAGGAG aGCGCCCACACAAAGTTTGTGCTGCTGAGCACGTTGGAAATATGGGTTGTAAGAAAGGAGTACGATGACATGAGCAGCAGGTCCATTTTCGAAGATCTCGAGGAACGATATGCTGTCACTAACAATAACAAACGAG ATTCTATGTACAGTATTTAA
- the LOC6727834 gene encoding mucin-5AC isoform X1 → MLAQTQIIPTPWRLLTLALFCSALFLASEAQNAIPKTNPSSLLMQKTSFSCAGRPAGYYADVETGCQVYHMCDGLGRQFSYTCPNTTLFQQRMLICDHWYMVNCSKAESNYAANLLIGQRDKPFVNDEENSLRTPRPDLLDRPYAPDYSGESFRSQYKQFTSNQNQIRDESVKGAGAGKLDPQISQTRWRIPPPSRTILPPAYEPQIELPSAQPAKPRIPVITSTTTTTRATTTTRPTTTTRATTTTTTTRRPPVTVRRTEALHNRRPSFQDHDMDDLGTSHSTRYNTSADFNSAESPVRETKQSSTKLTKFIKPPSKIYEPPYVYPIYNLEESQTQNAAVSTTLRTSTAAPFSPVPSRKEVSTTTPRPLSRPTTLAGVPFSSATHPTTVTTVGVPPRSDNRTPAPAQSFRLATPTSTAAPPSRPAQLPFNDLLPPFVDFVPHDIATTQGPPIYYEWKVPSNGLEPPKLDPPIGVDGREYPETTGDYGVTSKQDVFNARLNDIGSHQKKPVQITSPLQQSSTSHRLAISRSIKPKEEEKLQPEPAQRRSDVVASSTDISHLRKQLLIPEYAFPLETIGRTGYGPGAGAAAGGSGSSSGDLYNSFQLKIPEQRAKWFGENPKCPECHPSFVLPGTCEPCLRR, encoded by the exons ATGTTGGCACAAACGCAAATTATCCCAACGCCATGGCGACTTTTGACCCTGGCTTTGTTCTGCTCagctttatttttggccagtgAG GCTCAAAATGCCATCCCCAAAACAAATCCTTCCTCGCTGCTGATGCAGAAGACATCCTTCTCCTGCGCCGGACGTCCAGCCGGATATTATGCGGATGTGGAGACGGGCTGCCAGGTGTACCACATGTGCGATGGCCTGGGTCGCCAGTTCAGCTACACGTGCCCAAACACGACACTTTTCCAGCAGCGAATGCTAATCTGCGATCACTGGTACATGGTGAACTGCTCCAAGGCGGAGAGCAACTATGCTGCCAATCTCCTAATTG GTCAGCGGGACAAGCCCTTCGTAAACGACGAGGAAAACAGCTTGCGCACTCCAAGACCCGATCTTCTGGATCGTCCTTATGCGCCCGACTATTCCGGCGAGTCCTTCAGAAGCCAATATAAG CAGTTCACTTCCAACCAGAATCAGATACGTGATGAGTCCGTCAAAGGAGCCGGTGCGGGTAAATTGGATCCCCAGATATCGCAGACGCGTTGGCGCATTCCACCACCCAGCCGGACGATCCTTCCACCGGCCTATGAACCGCAAATCGAGCTGCCCAGTGCCCAACCAGCCAAGCCCAGGATACCCGTTATCACtagcaccaccacaaccactcgagcgaccaccaccacccgaCCAACAACCACAACTCGTGCCACCACCACAACGACAACCACTCGAAGACCTCCGGTAACCGTCAGGCGAACGGAGGCCTTGCACAACAGGCGGCCAAGTTTCCAGGATCATGATATGGATGACTTGGGCACCAGCCACAGCACACGGTACAACACCTCGGCAGATTTCAACTCGGCGGAGTCGCCGGTTCGTGAAACGAAACAGTCTAGCACCAAGCTGACCAAGTTCATCAAGCCGCCGTCCAAGATCTACGAGCCACCCTACGTGTACCCCATATACAATCTAGAAGAGTCCCAGACCCAGAACGCGGCAGTCTCCACCACACTGCGCACATCAACGGCGGCTCCCTTCAGTCCTGTTCCAAGTCGCAAGGAGGTCAGCACCACAACTCCACGCCCACTGAGTAGACCAACGACCTTGGCCGGTGTACCCTTCTCCTCAGCCACACACCCTACTACGGTTACGACGGTTGGCGTACCGCCACGTAGCGATAATCGGACTCCAGCTCCGGCTCAGAGCTTCcgcctggccacgcccaccagcacTGCAGCACCGCCATCGCGCCCGGCACAGTTGCCCTTCAACGATTTACTGCCGCCGTTCGTGGACTTTGTGCCCCACGATATAGCTACCACCCAGGGACCCCCTATTTACTACGAATGGAAGGTGCCCTCGAACGGTCTTGAGCCTCCCAAATTAGACCCACCCATTGGTGTGGATGGACGTGAATATCCCGAGACCACTGGAGACTACGGGGTCACCAGCAAGCAGGATGTATTCAACGCCCGTCTGAACGATATTGGAAGCCATCAAAAGAAGCCAGTCCAGATAACCTCGCCGCTCCAACAGTCGAGTACCAGCCACCGGTTGGCCATCTCGAGATCCATTAAGCCCAAAGAGGAGGAGAAACTGCAGCCGGAACCGGCACAGAGGCGATCCGATGTGGTGGCCAGCTCTACGGATATAAGCCATCTGCGCAAGCAACTGCTCATTCCGGAGTACGCCTTTCCGCTGGAAACCATTGGGCGCACGGGCTATGGTCCTGGTGCAGGAGCAGCGGCTGGGGGCTCCGGATCCAGCAGCGGCGATCTGTACAACTCGTTCCAGCTGAAGATCCCCGAGCAGCGCGCCAAGTGGTTCGGAGAGAACCCCAAGTGCCCGGAGTGCCATCCTTCGTTCGTCCTGCCGGGCACCTGCGAGCCCTGCCTGCGCAGATAG
- the LOC6727836 gene encoding putative SERF-like protein, with protein MTRGNQRDLARQKNQKKQADLTKGKRTDNLTVEQRKARDAELMREKQKKKEEAAAAGTSK; from the exons ATGACAC GCGGCAACCAACGAGACCTGGCCCGCCAGAAGAACCAGAAGAAGCAGGCGGATTTGACCAAGGGAAAGCGAACCGATAACCTCACCGTGGAGCAGAGGAAGGCCAG GGACGCTGAGTTAATGCGGGAGAAGCAGAAAAAGAAGGAAGAGGCCGCTGCGGCGGGCACAAGCAAATAG
- the LOC6727837 gene encoding lysosomal-associated transmembrane protein 4B — translation MPKPLLNSCCLCQSTRNGSVMSGILAIVLSIITIVVIFTTRVHFKTIIFDFIPNDIVKIILVINLCMTILISLLMIIGALKRNHFLMVPWVVLGIMIAIGLLISVIYTGIVFFIDGYVLTGVLWLIFGLIVCAIMTYCWCVVYSEYANLSEENERGRYNKQPYRR, via the exons ATGCCGAAGCCCCTGTTAAATTCGTGCTGTTTGTGCCAATCGACCCGGAATGGCTCCGTTATGTCGGGCATACTGGCGATAGTCCTGTCGATCATCACCATCGTGGTGATCTTCACGACGCGGGTGCACTTCAAGACGATAATCTTTGACTTCATCCCCAATGACATTGTGAAGATAATTCTAGTCATCAATTTGTGCATGACGATCTTGATATCGCTGCTCATGATCATAGGTGCCCTGAAG CGAAACCACTTCCTGATGGTTCCATGGGTGGTCCTCGGCATTATGATTGCCATCGGTCTGCTGATCTCCGTCATCTACACGGGCATCGTCTTCTTCATCGACGGCTACGTGCTGACGGGCGTCCTCTGGCTGATCTTCGGCCTAATTGTCTGCG CGATCATGACCTACTGCTGGTGCGTGGTCTATAGTGAATACGCCAACCTGTCCGAGGAGAACGAGCGCGGTCGTTACAACAAGCAGCCGTACCGTCGCTAG
- the LOC6727839 gene encoding uncharacterized protein LOC6727839 isoform X2 has product MPDVKFFAVLPTNASTSDRVTRLSVSGNLLQDPQQFSVNFVNSPDCTDNITYHFKVVIPTQTIIENYKRNGEWSSLHQEKYLNIFDESSFCLEFAFDYANSMMRVYQGRDSGHNFITEYETLFSLSDIQAVQVWGDVQKVNQFALSYN; this is encoded by the exons ATGCCTGATGTAAAGTTCTTTGCCGTGCTGCCCACCAATGCCAGTACCTCGGATCGAGTAACCCGTTTGTCCGTCAGCGGCAACCTGCTCCAGGATCCCCAGCA ATTCTCGGTGAACTTTGTCAACAGTCCGGACTGCACGGACAACATCACATACCACTTCAAGGTGGTGATTCCCACACAGACGATTATCGAGAACTATAAGCGGAACGGCGAGTGGAGCAGCCTGCACCAGGAGAAGTACCTGAACATCTTCGACG AGTCCTCATTTTGCCTTGAGTTCGCCTTCGACTACGCAAATTCCATGATGCGGGTGTACCAGGGTAGGGATTCGGGCCACAATTTCATAACCGAGTACGAGACCCTCTTCTCCCTGTCCGACATCCAGGCGGTACAGGTGTGGGGCGATGTACAGAAGGTCA
- the LOC6727838 gene encoding mesencephalic astrocyte-derived neurotrophic factor homolog has translation MKTWHMVVVIGFLATLAQTSLALKEEDCEVCVKTVRRFADSLDDSTKKDYKQIETAFKKFCKAQKNKEHRFCYYLGGLEESATGILNELSKPLSWSMPAEKICEKLKKKDAQICDLRYEKQIDLNSVDLKKLKVRDLKKILNDWDESCDGCLEKGDFIKRIEELKPKYSRSEL, from the exons ATGAAGACGTGGCACATGGTGGTAGTGATCGGCTTCCTGGCGACGTTGGCCCAAACGTCGCTGGCCCTGAAAGAGGAGGACTGCGAAG TTTGCGTCAAGACGGTTAGGCGGTTCGCAGATTCGCTGGACGACTCCACCAAGAAGGACTACAAACAGATCGAAACGGCCTTCAAAAAGTTCTGCAAAGCGCAGAAAAACAAGGAACACAGATTC TGCTACTACCTCGGCGGCCTGGAAGAATCCGCCACGGGCATCCTCAACGAGCTGAGCAAACCCCTCAGTTGGTCCATGCCAGCTGAGAAGATCTGCGagaagctgaagaagaagGACGCGCAAATCTGCGACCTTCGCTatg AGAAACAGATCGATCTGAACAGCGTGGACCTGAAGAAGCTGAAGGTACGCGACCTGAAGAAAATCCTCAACGACTGGGACGAGAGCTGTGACGGTTGCCTGGAGAAGGGCGACTTCATCAAGCGCATCGAGGAGCTGAAGCCCAAGTACTCGCGCAGCGAGCTGTAG
- the LOC6727833 gene encoding uncharacterized protein LOC6727833 — MDTNTINPEDDCSNISNKDVETDPDQELQTSSEIQTPETPQTGQRKLMDTPIRVRDMINLYNFATQKNQELEMAKSLYFGAMSEEAQRTDLEGGSSLCNMSMSEDKEKENESVLRVSKESVVFQSPNGELPSDPNTVERSYQSKTTIRHTNQGVRIIIDIFFDKKDNEIDIVGSRVETDIPESRILSDFQQHALDMQNQEQKPEIQDGSSTPKST; from the exons ATGGACACCAACACCATCAACCCTGAGGACGACTGTAGTAACATCTCCAACAAGGATGTGGAGACCGATCCGGACCAGGAGCTCCAGACCTCATCCGAAATCCAGACACCGGAAACACCGCAGACAGGACAGCGCAAGCTGATGGACACGCCCATTCGGGTGCGAGACATGATCAACCTTTACAACTTTGCCACTCAAAAGAACCAGGAACTGGAGATGGCCAAGTCCCTTTACTTTGGCGCCATGTCAGAGGAAGCCCAGAGAACGGATCTAGAGGGCGGTAGCAGCCTTTGCAACATGTCCATGTCGGAGGacaaggaaaaagaaaa TGAGAGTGTCCTTCGAGTGTCCAAGGAGTCTGTAGTCTTCCAATCGCCCAATGGTGAGCTTCCGTCTGATCCGAATACAGTAGAAAGGTCCTATCAAAGCAAAACCACAATTCGACACACTAATCAAG GCGTTCGGATAATCATCGacatattttttgataaaaaagATAACGAGATAGACATTGTGGGCAGCCGCGTGGAGACTGACATCCCCGAGAGCCGCATCCTGTCCGATTTCCAGCAGCATGCGCTGGACATGCAGAACCAGGAGCAAAAGCCGGAGATCCAGGATGGGTCCAGTACCCCCAAATCCACTTAG
- the LOC6727835 gene encoding uncharacterized protein LOC6727835 isoform X1 has product MVFRSIFRFFQNLFRSVKYSIMGDCADAKLVSQVTVPPIPKLGDMHMYWVWRMLIKSYLNAIGLWSGNHPKESAHTKFVLLSTLEIWVVRKEYDDMSSRSIFEDLEERYAVTNNNKRGQLAVDDSLI; this is encoded by the exons ATGGTTTTTAGATccatttttcggttttttcaaaatttattcaGATCAGTAAAGTACAGTATTATGGGGGACTGCGCAGATGCAAAATTAGTTAGTCAAGTTACGGTGCCACCAATACCGAAACTTGGCGACATGCACATGTACTGGGTTTGGCGAATGCTGATTAAATCATATCTGAATGCTATAGGTCTTTGGTCTGGAAATCACCCCAAGGAG aGCGCCCACACAAAGTTTGTGCTGCTGAGCACGTTGGAAATATGGGTTGTAAGAAAGGAGTACGATGACATGAGCAGCAGGTCCATTTTCGAAGATCTCGAGGAACGATATGCTGTCACTAACAATAACAAACGAGGTCAGTTGGCAGTGGATGATAGCCtgatttaa
- the LOC6727834 gene encoding mucin-5AC isoform X2, protein MLAQTQIIPTPWRLLTLALFCSALFLASEAQNAIPKTNPSSLLMQKTSFSCAGRPAGYYADVETGCQVYHMCDGLGRQFSYTCPNTTLFQQRMLICDHWYMVNCSKAESNYAANLLIGQRDKPFVNDEENSLRTPRPDLLDRPYAPDYSGESFRSQYKFTSNQNQIRDESVKGAGAGKLDPQISQTRWRIPPPSRTILPPAYEPQIELPSAQPAKPRIPVITSTTTTTRATTTTRPTTTTRATTTTTTTRRPPVTVRRTEALHNRRPSFQDHDMDDLGTSHSTRYNTSADFNSAESPVRETKQSSTKLTKFIKPPSKIYEPPYVYPIYNLEESQTQNAAVSTTLRTSTAAPFSPVPSRKEVSTTTPRPLSRPTTLAGVPFSSATHPTTVTTVGVPPRSDNRTPAPAQSFRLATPTSTAAPPSRPAQLPFNDLLPPFVDFVPHDIATTQGPPIYYEWKVPSNGLEPPKLDPPIGVDGREYPETTGDYGVTSKQDVFNARLNDIGSHQKKPVQITSPLQQSSTSHRLAISRSIKPKEEEKLQPEPAQRRSDVVASSTDISHLRKQLLIPEYAFPLETIGRTGYGPGAGAAAGGSGSSSGDLYNSFQLKIPEQRAKWFGENPKCPECHPSFVLPGTCEPCLRR, encoded by the exons ATGTTGGCACAAACGCAAATTATCCCAACGCCATGGCGACTTTTGACCCTGGCTTTGTTCTGCTCagctttatttttggccagtgAG GCTCAAAATGCCATCCCCAAAACAAATCCTTCCTCGCTGCTGATGCAGAAGACATCCTTCTCCTGCGCCGGACGTCCAGCCGGATATTATGCGGATGTGGAGACGGGCTGCCAGGTGTACCACATGTGCGATGGCCTGGGTCGCCAGTTCAGCTACACGTGCCCAAACACGACACTTTTCCAGCAGCGAATGCTAATCTGCGATCACTGGTACATGGTGAACTGCTCCAAGGCGGAGAGCAACTATGCTGCCAATCTCCTAATTG GTCAGCGGGACAAGCCCTTCGTAAACGACGAGGAAAACAGCTTGCGCACTCCAAGACCCGATCTTCTGGATCGTCCTTATGCGCCCGACTATTCCGGCGAGTCCTTCAGAAGCCAATATAAG TTCACTTCCAACCAGAATCAGATACGTGATGAGTCCGTCAAAGGAGCCGGTGCGGGTAAATTGGATCCCCAGATATCGCAGACGCGTTGGCGCATTCCACCACCCAGCCGGACGATCCTTCCACCGGCCTATGAACCGCAAATCGAGCTGCCCAGTGCCCAACCAGCCAAGCCCAGGATACCCGTTATCACtagcaccaccacaaccactcgagcgaccaccaccacccgaCCAACAACCACAACTCGTGCCACCACCACAACGACAACCACTCGAAGACCTCCGGTAACCGTCAGGCGAACGGAGGCCTTGCACAACAGGCGGCCAAGTTTCCAGGATCATGATATGGATGACTTGGGCACCAGCCACAGCACACGGTACAACACCTCGGCAGATTTCAACTCGGCGGAGTCGCCGGTTCGTGAAACGAAACAGTCTAGCACCAAGCTGACCAAGTTCATCAAGCCGCCGTCCAAGATCTACGAGCCACCCTACGTGTACCCCATATACAATCTAGAAGAGTCCCAGACCCAGAACGCGGCAGTCTCCACCACACTGCGCACATCAACGGCGGCTCCCTTCAGTCCTGTTCCAAGTCGCAAGGAGGTCAGCACCACAACTCCACGCCCACTGAGTAGACCAACGACCTTGGCCGGTGTACCCTTCTCCTCAGCCACACACCCTACTACGGTTACGACGGTTGGCGTACCGCCACGTAGCGATAATCGGACTCCAGCTCCGGCTCAGAGCTTCcgcctggccacgcccaccagcacTGCAGCACCGCCATCGCGCCCGGCACAGTTGCCCTTCAACGATTTACTGCCGCCGTTCGTGGACTTTGTGCCCCACGATATAGCTACCACCCAGGGACCCCCTATTTACTACGAATGGAAGGTGCCCTCGAACGGTCTTGAGCCTCCCAAATTAGACCCACCCATTGGTGTGGATGGACGTGAATATCCCGAGACCACTGGAGACTACGGGGTCACCAGCAAGCAGGATGTATTCAACGCCCGTCTGAACGATATTGGAAGCCATCAAAAGAAGCCAGTCCAGATAACCTCGCCGCTCCAACAGTCGAGTACCAGCCACCGGTTGGCCATCTCGAGATCCATTAAGCCCAAAGAGGAGGAGAAACTGCAGCCGGAACCGGCACAGAGGCGATCCGATGTGGTGGCCAGCTCTACGGATATAAGCCATCTGCGCAAGCAACTGCTCATTCCGGAGTACGCCTTTCCGCTGGAAACCATTGGGCGCACGGGCTATGGTCCTGGTGCAGGAGCAGCGGCTGGGGGCTCCGGATCCAGCAGCGGCGATCTGTACAACTCGTTCCAGCTGAAGATCCCCGAGCAGCGCGCCAAGTGGTTCGGAGAGAACCCCAAGTGCCCGGAGTGCCATCCTTCGTTCGTCCTGCCGGGCACCTGCGAGCCCTGCCTGCGCAGATAG
- the LOC6727839 gene encoding uncharacterized protein LOC6727839 isoform X1: MPDVKFFAVLPTNASTSDRVTRLSVSGNLLQDPQQFSVNFVNSPDCTDNITYHFKVVIPTQTIIENYKRNGEWSSLHQEKYLNIFDGTGASDKNPNMTESFARIITEIDEALQLSSTESSFCLEFAFDYANSMMRVYQGRDSGHNFITEYETLFSLSDIQAVQVWGDVQKVNQFALSYN, from the exons ATGCCTGATGTAAAGTTCTTTGCCGTGCTGCCCACCAATGCCAGTACCTCGGATCGAGTAACCCGTTTGTCCGTCAGCGGCAACCTGCTCCAGGATCCCCAGCA ATTCTCGGTGAACTTTGTCAACAGTCCGGACTGCACGGACAACATCACATACCACTTCAAGGTGGTGATTCCCACACAGACGATTATCGAGAACTATAAGCGGAACGGCGAGTGGAGCAGCCTGCACCAGGAGAAGTACCTGAACATCTTCGACGGTACAGGAGCTAGCGATAAGAACCCCAATATGACAGAGAGCTTTGCCCGCATTATAACCGAAATTGACGAGGCGCTCCAACTTTCATCCACAGAGTCCTCATTTTGCCTTGAGTTCGCCTTCGACTACGCAAATTCCATGATGCGGGTGTACCAGGGTAGGGATTCGGGCCACAATTTCATAACCGAGTACGAGACCCTCTTCTCCCTGTCCGACATCCAGGCGGTACAGGTGTGGGGCGATGTACAGAAGGTCA